In Microbacterium maritypicum, the following are encoded in one genomic region:
- the cls gene encoding cardiolipin synthase, whose amino-acid sequence MDALLSANLIWTILALAALAINVIALIYIPRDRKPTAAMAWLLLVFLVPFVGMGLYLLIGNFRLPKKRRDEQQRITAMIAAAAVEDPDPQAPRWLQRVAQQNHALTGLPVVGDSSAELIDDYQGSIDAMAAAIDTAERYVHVEFYIAASDATTRGFFTAMEKAVARGVSVRLLADYIASRKIPKSEETFAELDRIGVSWSWMLPVRPFKGQYQRPDLRNHRKLVVVDGRVGFVGSQNLISRDYNAEKNIKRGLMWQELIARVEGPVVAQVDAVFLSDWLIETGEDLSTVERVPASAVPRPAGGDLHCQMVPSGPAYGTENNLRMFLSLIHGATERVILTSPYFVPDEAMIYAITTACQRGLDVQLFVSELGDQGMVYHAQRSYYETLLRAGVRIFLYPPPYILHAKHFSIDDDIAVIGSSNMDIRSFSLNSEMSLLVRGESFVAQMREVEQKYRTAGRELTLDEWLREPARSTFLDGVFRLTSALN is encoded by the coding sequence ATGGACGCGCTCCTCTCCGCGAACCTGATCTGGACGATCCTGGCCCTCGCGGCCCTCGCCATCAATGTGATCGCACTGATCTACATCCCCCGCGACCGCAAGCCCACGGCCGCGATGGCCTGGCTGCTGCTCGTGTTCCTCGTGCCTTTCGTCGGTATGGGCCTCTACCTGCTGATCGGAAACTTCCGGCTGCCGAAGAAGCGCCGCGACGAGCAGCAGCGCATCACGGCGATGATCGCCGCCGCGGCCGTGGAGGATCCGGACCCGCAGGCTCCACGGTGGCTCCAGCGCGTTGCTCAGCAGAATCACGCGCTCACCGGGCTGCCGGTGGTCGGCGATTCGTCGGCCGAGCTGATCGACGACTACCAGGGGTCGATCGATGCCATGGCCGCCGCGATCGACACGGCCGAGCGGTACGTGCACGTCGAGTTCTACATCGCCGCGTCGGACGCCACGACCCGCGGATTCTTCACGGCGATGGAGAAGGCCGTCGCCCGCGGCGTCTCCGTGCGTCTGCTGGCCGACTACATCGCCTCGCGCAAGATCCCGAAGTCCGAGGAGACGTTCGCCGAGCTCGACCGGATCGGCGTGTCCTGGTCGTGGATGCTGCCAGTGCGGCCGTTCAAGGGTCAGTACCAGCGACCCGACCTGCGCAACCACCGCAAACTCGTCGTCGTGGACGGGAGGGTCGGGTTCGTCGGCTCGCAGAACCTCATCTCGCGCGACTACAACGCGGAGAAGAACATCAAGCGCGGACTGATGTGGCAGGAGCTGATCGCGCGGGTCGAGGGTCCGGTCGTCGCCCAGGTCGACGCCGTCTTCCTCTCCGACTGGCTGATCGAGACCGGCGAGGATCTGTCCACCGTCGAGCGGGTTCCGGCTTCCGCCGTGCCGCGACCCGCGGGCGGCGACCTGCACTGCCAGATGGTGCCGAGCGGTCCGGCGTACGGCACCGAGAACAACCTGCGGATGTTCCTCTCCCTCATCCACGGCGCCACCGAGAGGGTCATCCTCACCAGCCCGTACTTCGTGCCCGACGAGGCCATGATCTACGCGATCACCACGGCCTGCCAGCGTGGACTCGATGTGCAGCTGTTCGTCTCCGAGCTCGGCGACCAGGGGATGGTCTATCACGCGCAGCGCTCCTACTACGAGACACTGCTGCGCGCGGGCGTGCGCATCTTCCTCTACCCGCCGCCGTACATCCTGCACGCGAAGCACTTCTCCATCGACGACGACATCGCCGTGATCGGCTCGAGCAACATGGACATCCGCTCGTTCAGCCTGAACTCGGAGATGTCACTGCTCGTGCGCGGAGAGTCCTTCGTGGCGCAGATGCGCGAGGTCGAGCAGAAGTACCGCACCGCGGGGCGTGAGCTGACCCTCGACGAGTGGCTGCGCGAGCCCGCGAGGTCGACGTTCCTCGACGGGGTGTTCCGGCTGACGTCGGCGCTGAACTGA